In the Excalfactoria chinensis isolate bCotChi1 chromosome 18, bCotChi1.hap2, whole genome shotgun sequence genome, TCAGTCTTTTCACCTACAGAATTGGGCTTCTGGGGAGGTTTGAAATTGGCCACCTGCTCCTCCACACAGACACACTGCACTGCTCAGGGCAACCTCAGCTACTGTTTTCACTCTGGAAGGAGAAACCTTAAGCCAGAACCCCCCCAAACCAGTTACAACCATTTCTTTATTGAGAAAGCAGCCTGCCTGCCTTCTGTCCAGCTATGCTGTGATGGAATGAGATCTGCAATGCTCTTTGGCTGCATTGCTGGAGCTCTTTAATTCCTCTGCAGTCACAGCTGCCATGAGCTGCAACGCCCCGGCCAGCTCCTTATTGCTGCATGGGTGCAGCCTGGGCGAGGGCAGCGTTCCACCCACCTGCATCTGAAAGGCAAATCGCTGGCACCAGCCGCCTGCCCTGGCAGACACggagctgcagctcacagctgccTGTGCCTCCATTCTTGTCTGAGCCGCTCAGTCCTCCGAGGCTGAAGCCTGACCCAGCACCTGTAATAGGAGTCCATGTGCAGGTACCTAAATTTAGATGCGGCTTAGAGCTGAATTTCACCCTCCACACTAAGGGTATTTCCCTCCATCAGGACGGCCAGCTATAAAGTAACTCCACCATTAATTCTTCCAACACCCCCCTGACCCAAGAGAGGCTGCTGCTGTACCCCAGGCCATGATGGTGCCCACCATCACAGTGAGgggaagcagtgctgctctgagggctGCTCAGACAAACCCACATCctggctttctcttttccagagctCCGCCACACCTACGCGCTTACATTTGGGAACAGCACCCGCAAGGCTTACCAGCTGGAACAAAGGAGACGAGCCTGTGCACTGTGAAAAATGCTTTAATGGTGCCTGTACAGCATTGGAAAGTGACTCGAAGACAAGAGGAGGAACACAACACAGAGAGAGGTTTCGAATGAGAGTTCATACAGCTTTAAACAAAATTTACAGGTGGCATCTGCGTAGCTCTTactctgcctcctcctcagcctcctcctcaAACTCCCCCTCCTCCTCAGCAGTAGCATCCTGGTACTGCTGATACTCAGACACCAGGTCGTTCATGTTGCTCTCAGCCTCTGTGAATTCCATCTCGTCCATGCCCTCGCCTGTGTACCAATGCAGGAAAGCCTTTCTGCGGAACATGGCCGTGAACTGCTCTGAAATGCGTTTGAACAGCTCCTGGATGGCCGTGCTGTTACCAATGAACGTGGCAGACATTTTCAGGCCACGAGGTGGAATGTCACAGACCGCTGTTTTAACGTTATTGGGAATCCATTCCACAAAGTAACTGCTATTTTTGTTCTGAACGTTCAGCATTTGCTCATCTACCTCTTTCATAGACATGCGGcctctgaaaacagcagctaCGGTCAGGTAGCGGCCGTGCCGCGGGTCGCACGCAGCCATCATGTTTTTGGCATCGAACATTTGCTGCGTGAGCTCTGGGACGGTCAGAGCGCGGTACTGCTGGCTGCCACGGCTCGTGAGAGGGGCAAAGCCGGGCATGAAGAAGTGCAGGCGGGGGAAGGGAACCATATTCACCGCCAGCTTCCGCAGGTCGGCGTTAAGCTGGCCTGGGAAACGCAGGCAGGTGGTGACACCGCTCATGGTCGCTGACACTAAATGGTTCAGATCACCGTATGTTGGCGTAGTTAACTTCAGTGTTCTGAAGCATATGTCATACAGAGCTTCGTTATCAATGCAGTAGGTTTCGTCTGTGTTCTCCACGAGCTGGTGCACCGACAGCGTGGCGTTGTAGGGCTCTACTACAGTGTCTGATACTTTGGGGGAGGGCACGACGCTGAAGGTGTTCATGATTCGGTCTGGGTACTCCTCACGAATTTTGCTGATGAGCAGAGTGCCCATGCCAGAGCCAGTGCCGCCCCCCAGAGAGTGAGTGAGCTGGAAGCCCTGCAGGCAATCACAGCTTTCTGCCTCCTTTCTTACAACATCTAATACGGAATCAACTAATTCAGCACCTTCAGTATAGTGGCCCTTTGCCCAGTTGTTTCCTGCTCCGCTTTGACCTGGAAGAGAGCCATTTTCCTATTAGATTACGGTCAGCGCTTCCTGCTGGCAATCAAAGCTTTAAGACCATCAGGCTGGGGAGAACCCCCCACAAAAGCGGCCGGCTCTATTCAGCCACACACCGACCCCTTTCCTTGACGGCTCTCCCCGTGTCGCCCCCCGCAGCCCCACGCCGGGATTAACCCGCAGCGCGGCCCTGCCCGGCCCTGCCCACCCCGGTTCCCCGCTCCAGCTCTGCCGCCTCACTCACCAAACACGAAGTTGTCCGGCCGGAATATCTGCCCGAACGGCCCCGAGCGCACCGAGTCCATGGTGCCGGGCTCCAGGTCCACCAGCACGGCGCGGGGCACGTACTTGCCGCCTGCGGACAGGGAGAGGCCGtgagcgcggggcggggcggggcgggcggggggcggcggggggcgcCGTACCTGTGGCCTCGTTGTAGTACACGTTGATGCGCTCCAGCTGCAGGTCGCTGTCGCCGTGGTACGTGCCCGTCGGGTCGATGCCATGTTCGTCGCTGATCACCTCCCAGAACTGCCGGACAAAAGCCCGTCAGCTCGGACCCTGCTCGGACCCCGCCCCGAccccccgcgccgcccccggccccTCCGCCCGCACCTTGGCCCCGATCTGGTTGCCGCACTGTCCGGCCTGCAGGTGCACGATCTCCCTCATGATGGTTTCTGCACAGCGACCACCCAGCGAACGCCGCTCTTCCCCCCAACTGACGGCGTTAGGCAACCGCCAGGTCTTATATAGCAGCGGAATGCGCGCGCAGCCTTCTTCTCCCCGCCCGGGCGGCCATCCGCAGCAGCGCATTGGGTACTCATAACGAGGCTCTAAAAATACGGAGTTCCGATTGGTCCAGACGCTGCCACTCAACTATGGGTTTCTGTTGGCTCCGCCTCTCTGTCTGTTGATTTTACTGTCAGGCAACCGTGACTCACGCGCGCCCGCCCTACTTGCTCAGGGCGCTCCTCATTGGCTGAATTGAATGATTGATGTCGGGCGTGATTGGCTGCGGGCCGCAGGGATGAGCTCACGTCATTTGATTGGACGAAAACCAAGTGTCCTGGTAACCGTCGCAATGACTCCGCAGCGGGCTCGGGGCGGTGGCCGGTGCGGCTCCTTATTCCCGAAGCCGTGTGCGCACTTTGCGCAGCGTGGGCGGCAGCTCCGCCTCGCAGCCGGGGAGAAGCTCCGTGGAAGTTCCGCGGAGCCCCGAGCACCCCCGGCCTCTTCCCGCCCCACACCAACGGCTCTCCTTCACACAACGCTTTTTCCGGCCCCGAAGTGCCGCAGCGGCGCTATGGGGGCAGGGAGCCGCTCTGCGCATGCGCGGGCTGCAGCGCCTTTCTAGCACTTTCTGGCGCGCAGCCGCCTGAGGCGGCGGGTCGCGCGGCCGTTACCATGGCAACGCGCCTCACGCCGGGCGGCGGTTCGGGCCGCAGCGCTGGGAGCGTCCGTTGCCGTTTACCTCAGTGTGCCGTTCGTGGTTGTCGCTGCCTTGAGGTGTGTGCTGGCACGGGGCGGTGCCTGTTGCGTTCTGTATGCAGCATAGTGTGCACACGGGGATGTAAGGAGCAGGCTGGTGCAGCGCTGTGTGGTTTGCTGTAGGTTGGAGCTGGAATGGAGGCCGGCTCCTCTGCTGGGGTTATAGGGCCGAGCTGTGTCTTCAtcctgagctcctgctgctccagccctgtcaTTAGGCTATAGGTCCTAGCACTTCTCGTTCCATAATGGAGCTAGAACTTGAAAGCAGCTCCTAATTGGGCTCTCCAGGCCCTGCCAGTCGCAAAGTGTTGTCTTGATGTGGGGGTGGACTGAGGCGAAAGCAGCAGATGACCTCAATTCTCTGTACGCAAACAGAACGCACAGGGCTGGCACTTTGTGTGCTGCTCAGGGGCTCGTGTAAGACACAGCCACGTTATGACCTGTATCTGTATCAGCATCTCTGCTTGGGTAACAATAACCCAACTGTTTCTGAGACAGGGTCAGGTGAGGAGGTAAGCAGGAGATGAAGAATGTCGTGAGGACTTTTGCAGGAGGTAAAATAGCCTCTGGTTGTTGGCTTAATAGAAGGGTGTGGGTGAATGACA is a window encoding:
- the TUBB4B gene encoding tubulin beta-4B chain, whose amino-acid sequence is MRCCGWPPGRGEEGCARIPLLYKTWRLPNAVSWGEERRSLGGRCAETIMREIVHLQAGQCGNQIGAKFWEVISDEHGIDPTGTYHGDSDLQLERINVYYNEATGGKYVPRAVLVDLEPGTMDSVRSGPFGQIFRPDNFVFGQSGAGNNWAKGHYTEGAELVDSVLDVVRKEAESCDCLQGFQLTHSLGGGTGSGMGTLLISKIREEYPDRIMNTFSVVPSPKVSDTVVEPYNATLSVHQLVENTDETYCIDNEALYDICFRTLKLTTPTYGDLNHLVSATMSGVTTCLRFPGQLNADLRKLAVNMVPFPRLHFFMPGFAPLTSRGSQQYRALTVPELTQQMFDAKNMMAACDPRHGRYLTVAAVFRGRMSMKEVDEQMLNVQNKNSSYFVEWIPNNVKTAVCDIPPRGLKMSATFIGNSTAIQELFKRISEQFTAMFRRKAFLHWYTGEGMDEMEFTEAESNMNDLVSEYQQYQDATAEEEGEFEEEAEEEAE